From the genome of Gemmatimonas phototrophica, one region includes:
- a CDS encoding ABC transporter permease translates to MNLAIRDIRQNTVRFALTVTGVALLLTGASGMGGLYRGVVDDALRQLRLMKTDLWVVEGGTSGPFSEPSKVPFEVRDRALGVAGVANARSYFESSAMVQGTNLAVLGVDWPNDRGDWLPLTQGRHLAAGRGEAVVDRSLGYAIGDTMRLGRDDYQIVGIADRFISSMGDGMIALSLADARELQSERPVAEVRDANAKRARADGSLRTTPPGTSRDGGGSAMATAVLVDLAPGADQAVVARTIRQWGDVNVVPHEAQETFLLDGRLGRLRAQILTFTVLLFLITALVVTLIVYTLTMEKLHTIAMLKLLGARDRVILGLIVQQALAIGIAGFVVAQVMGALLFPLFPRTVVLTPGDRATYGAVLLVICIAASALGISRAMRVEAQEVLA, encoded by the coding sequence GTGAACCTGGCCATTCGCGACATCCGCCAGAATACGGTGCGGTTTGCGCTCACGGTCACGGGCGTCGCGCTGCTGCTGACGGGTGCGAGCGGCATGGGCGGGCTCTATCGCGGTGTCGTTGACGACGCGCTGCGCCAGCTCCGCCTCATGAAGACCGACCTCTGGGTGGTCGAGGGGGGGACATCCGGACCATTCTCGGAACCGTCCAAGGTGCCCTTCGAAGTGCGCGACCGTGCGCTGGGCGTGGCGGGCGTCGCGAACGCCCGGAGTTACTTCGAGAGCTCGGCGATGGTTCAAGGAACCAACCTCGCTGTCCTCGGGGTGGACTGGCCGAACGATCGTGGCGACTGGCTGCCGCTCACGCAAGGGCGTCATCTGGCGGCCGGGCGTGGCGAAGCAGTCGTGGACCGCAGTCTCGGCTACGCGATCGGTGACACCATGCGCCTCGGCCGCGACGACTACCAGATCGTCGGCATCGCCGATCGCTTCATCTCGTCGATGGGCGATGGGATGATTGCCCTGAGCCTCGCCGATGCGCGGGAGCTGCAGTCCGAACGGCCGGTTGCCGAAGTGCGCGACGCGAACGCGAAGCGCGCGCGCGCGGACGGATCGTTGCGCACCACACCACCGGGGACTTCCCGAGACGGCGGCGGGAGCGCGATGGCCACGGCGGTACTGGTCGACCTTGCGCCAGGCGCGGACCAAGCCGTCGTTGCGCGCACGATTCGCCAGTGGGGCGACGTCAACGTTGTGCCGCACGAAGCGCAGGAGACATTTCTGCTGGACGGTCGGTTGGGACGCTTGCGCGCCCAGATCCTCACGTTCACCGTCTTGCTGTTCCTCATTACCGCACTCGTTGTGACGCTCATTGTCTATACGCTCACGATGGAGAAGCTGCACACCATCGCGATGCTCAAGTTGCTGGGTGCACGCGACCGAGTGATTCTCGGCCTGATCGTGCAGCAGGCGCTGGCCATTGGTATCGCCGGCTTCGTCGTCGCTCAGGTCATGGGTGCCTTGCTCTTCCCGCTGTTCCCGCGCACCGTGGTGCTCACCCCAGGGGACCGTGCCACCTACGGTGCCGTGCTACTCGTGATCTGCATTGCCGCCAGCGCCCTCGGGATCAGCCGCGCTATGCGCGTCGAAGCGCAGGAGGTGCTCGCATGA
- a CDS encoding ABC transporter ATP-binding protein, which yields MTYGPSEGAAGLRTEELPGLSLRNVTKQFVSGDTVVTALNDVNLDLRKGECAALLGPSGAGKSTLLMIAGCLMAPTAGSVIIDGNVLYDSTAGERALHDDREFRRKHIGFVFQKAHLIPFLTAVENVQVAMEINDVRPSEARERAQVLLDDLGVGDRAGNLPRQLSGGQQQRVAVARALANEPSLLLADEPTAALDAQRARQVMELFQHIAHKRGASVIVVTHDHRALEHFDRILMQQDGRLSERSEPSEVAT from the coding sequence ATGACGTACGGGCCCAGTGAAGGCGCGGCGGGATTGCGCACGGAGGAATTGCCCGGCCTGTCGCTGCGGAACGTCACCAAACAGTTCGTGTCGGGCGACACCGTGGTGACGGCGCTCAACGACGTGAATCTGGACCTTCGGAAGGGGGAATGCGCCGCGCTGCTCGGGCCTTCGGGCGCGGGGAAGTCGACGCTGCTGATGATCGCTGGCTGCCTCATGGCGCCAACGGCGGGTTCGGTCATCATCGATGGCAACGTGCTCTACGACAGCACCGCAGGAGAACGGGCGCTGCACGACGACCGGGAGTTTCGTCGCAAGCACATCGGGTTCGTCTTCCAGAAGGCACATCTCATCCCGTTCCTGACCGCCGTGGAGAACGTGCAGGTGGCCATGGAGATCAACGATGTGCGTCCGTCCGAGGCGCGCGAGCGGGCGCAGGTGCTGCTCGACGATCTCGGCGTGGGCGACCGCGCCGGCAACCTGCCGCGGCAGCTTTCGGGCGGGCAGCAGCAGCGTGTGGCGGTGGCGCGGGCGCTTGCGAACGAACCCTCGCTCCTCCTGGCCGATGAACCGACGGCCGCGCTGGACGCGCAGCGTGCGCGCCAAGTCATGGAGCTCTTCCAGCACATCGCGCACAAGCGCGGCGCCTCCGTGATCGTCGTGACGCACGACCACCGGGCCCTCGAGCACTTCGACCGGATCCTCATGCAGCAGGACGGGCGGCTGTCCGAGCGGTCGGAGCCGTCCGAGGTCGCGACGTGA
- a CDS encoding serine/threonine-protein kinase, translated as MTDTELTTLRDRLRARYHVERLLGRGGMGAVYLARDLQLDRSVALKVLPTDVADDRALRDRFLRETRLAASFSHPNIVPVHAVEEQAGLLAFTMGFVEGESLAERVARNGPLTGRETVGLLLDVAYALAYAHARGVVHRDIKPDNIMIERATGRALVMDFGLARRASTAPQTANGLTRVGEVVGTPEYMSPEQATADAIDGRSDLYSLGLVAWFALTGRTAMAGGSPKQVLVRQLTERLPPIVTERHDLPGALAALIDRCLAKEPDVRFPDAASLVDALEQSQLAGPEIPLPVRMLATELGTIGMVLLFALLIGWFRLSRTLEGGNDDLKLMVPIVIMSTLMLARLGQALAETQRLAKLGFDGAAVLSGLRSVVDEAEGLRAAARVDDHRLGERRRVLRTALLMLVLGAGSIVVAISQRRQLPSGLYRVTSVGIPFLFNGLACLCVAFVLWFRSPMRMTVGEWAFRGFWLGGPGRWLIRMALRRAESESGTSGRAPRTGPSTMPTPSGAARASMAPTTPAATYAPAADGRLKALEARVQALEAWRNHIRS; from the coding sequence ATGACCGACACGGAGCTGACCACTCTCCGCGACCGTCTCCGCGCCCGGTACCACGTCGAGCGCCTGCTGGGTCGTGGGGGCATGGGGGCGGTGTATCTCGCACGCGACCTGCAACTCGATCGATCGGTTGCCCTCAAGGTGCTCCCGACGGACGTCGCCGACGATCGCGCGCTTCGCGATCGCTTCCTCCGCGAAACGCGGTTGGCCGCGTCGTTCTCGCACCCCAACATCGTGCCGGTGCATGCGGTCGAGGAGCAGGCCGGGCTGCTGGCGTTCACGATGGGATTCGTGGAAGGCGAAAGCCTGGCGGAGCGCGTCGCCCGCAACGGGCCACTCACCGGGCGTGAGACGGTGGGCCTGCTGCTGGACGTCGCGTACGCGCTGGCCTACGCACATGCCCGTGGGGTGGTGCACCGCGACATCAAGCCCGACAACATCATGATCGAGCGGGCCACCGGCCGTGCGCTCGTCATGGACTTCGGCCTGGCGCGGCGCGCGTCGACAGCGCCGCAAACTGCCAACGGCCTGACTCGCGTGGGCGAGGTGGTGGGCACACCGGAGTATATGAGCCCCGAGCAGGCCACGGCCGATGCGATCGACGGGCGCAGCGACTTGTACAGTCTCGGCCTCGTGGCGTGGTTTGCGCTCACCGGCCGCACCGCAATGGCCGGCGGAAGCCCGAAGCAGGTGCTGGTGCGGCAGCTGACCGAGCGGTTACCACCGATCGTCACCGAGCGCCACGATCTTCCCGGGGCGCTTGCCGCGCTCATCGATCGCTGCCTCGCCAAGGAGCCCGACGTGCGATTCCCCGACGCCGCCTCCCTCGTGGATGCGCTCGAGCAGTCGCAGCTTGCCGGTCCCGAGATTCCGCTGCCCGTGCGCATGCTCGCCACGGAGCTCGGGACGATCGGCATGGTACTCCTCTTCGCCCTGCTGATCGGCTGGTTCCGGCTCTCGCGTACCCTTGAGGGCGGCAACGACGACCTGAAGCTGATGGTCCCGATTGTCATCATGTCCACGCTGATGCTGGCGCGTCTCGGGCAAGCGCTCGCCGAAACGCAGCGGCTCGCGAAGCTCGGCTTCGACGGCGCCGCGGTGCTGTCCGGCCTTCGCAGCGTGGTAGACGAAGCTGAGGGTCTGCGCGCCGCGGCGCGCGTCGATGATCACCGGCTGGGAGAGCGGCGTCGCGTCTTGCGAACCGCTCTCCTGATGCTGGTCCTCGGTGCGGGGTCGATCGTCGTTGCCATTTCGCAGCGCCGTCAGCTGCCTTCGGGACTGTATCGTGTCACCTCCGTGGGGATTCCTTTCCTGTTTAATGGCCTCGCGTGTCTGTGTGTGGCGTTCGTGCTCTGGTTCCGCAGTCCCATGCGCATGACGGTTGGCGAATGGGCATTTCGCGGGTTCTGGCTGGGCGGGCCCGGGCGGTGGTTGATCCGTATGGCGTTGCGCCGTGCAGAAAGCGAGAGCGGAACGTCCGGCCGCGCACCGCGAACGGGTCCGTCGACGATGCCAACGCCGAGTGGGGCTGCGCGCGCTTCAATGGCGCCGACGACACCAGCGGCGACGTACGCACCGGCGGCGGACGGTCGGCTCAAAGCCCTCGAGGCACGGGTACAGGCCCTGGAAGCGTGGCGGAACCATATCCGCTCCTGA
- a CDS encoding nuclear transport factor 2 family protein, which yields MTTALTALLFGCASTNPTAKVSQFSTARSATMSTKETVGAFLGAVLKNDPATMRQLANADYIQHNPFLPTGLEPFIGMLPVLQQNGTTAENIRMFQDGNFVFMHNIWHNAKPFGADEMVSFDIIRVDDNGKVAEHWDAMTPLVKQSASGRTQTDGPVTPTDPSKTEANKALAKAMVEDVLMEKNPSKLPDYVSTGYLQHNPQINDGLTGLAEAVQYLVSQNNMFKYTKIHKVLGDGDFVLVISEGEWNGTTNAFYDLLRFENGKAVEHWDVIQPVPTTGLANTNTMFRF from the coding sequence GTGACGACCGCGCTGACGGCCCTGCTGTTCGGCTGCGCCTCGACCAACCCGACCGCCAAGGTCAGTCAATTCTCAACTGCACGGAGCGCGACGATGAGCACGAAGGAAACGGTAGGTGCATTTCTGGGCGCAGTGTTGAAGAACGACCCTGCGACCATGCGTCAGCTGGCCAACGCCGACTACATTCAACACAACCCGTTTCTCCCGACGGGGCTGGAGCCGTTCATCGGGATGTTGCCCGTGCTGCAGCAGAATGGCACGACGGCCGAGAATATCCGCATGTTCCAGGACGGTAACTTCGTCTTCATGCACAACATCTGGCACAACGCGAAGCCGTTCGGTGCGGACGAGATGGTGTCCTTCGATATCATCCGTGTGGATGACAACGGCAAGGTGGCCGAGCACTGGGACGCCATGACGCCGCTGGTGAAGCAGAGTGCGAGCGGGAGGACCCAGACCGACGGCCCCGTGACGCCGACCGATCCAAGCAAGACCGAGGCGAACAAAGCACTCGCGAAGGCAATGGTCGAAGACGTCCTGATGGAGAAGAATCCGAGCAAGCTGCCCGACTACGTCAGCACGGGGTATCTCCAACACAACCCGCAAATCAACGACGGGTTGACAGGCCTCGCGGAAGCCGTGCAGTACCTGGTATCACAGAACAACATGTTCAAGTACACGAAGATCCACAAAGTGCTTGGCGATGGTGATTTCGTGTTGGTGATCAGCGAGGGTGAGTGGAATGGTACCACCAACGCCTTTTACGACTTGCTTCGATTCGAGAACGGAAAGGCCGTGGAGCACTGGGATGTGATTCAGCCGGTTCCCACCACGGGGCTCGCGAACACCAATACGATGTTCAGGTTCTGA